From one Dermacentor andersoni chromosome 1, qqDerAnde1_hic_scaffold, whole genome shotgun sequence genomic stretch:
- the LOC126543241 gene encoding uncharacterized protein: protein MRVRRREKQNTGFFESIEARFIIADKLLNYAGPFVATVWLRKPDARLLRQQDVTVFYAAKSAVSCDMHNDLRSGRASPCQVRAFPHAAHAARVTPPRHRGLDTTRLANAIVDETLRVFRLNAALAERLTPLRVPGELRFPGGRLHDVRVLGLPALERRGDVAASLSGGVLALSGGLGLDELLVQGRYGAGPRQPLQLAGEIDGRVTNLTAGVQLAVNVAQASAVLDVFKFSDIGDIQVTRMTGATPAFNWLGVLIMNFILEDQADTLRQKLEEEAKAALNESLANTKIPLTIN, encoded by the exons ATGCGCGTACGCCGCCGCGAGAAGCAAAACACCGGCTTTTTCGAGTCGATCGAGGCACGGTTTATCATAGCTGACAAGCTTTTAAATTATGCGGGCCCCTTTGTGGCGACAGTGTGGTTGCGGAAGCCAGATGCACGTCTTCTGCGGCAACAAGATGTCACGGTGTTCTACGCTGCGAAGTCTGCTGTTTCTTGCGACATGCACAATGACCTCAG GAGCGGAAGAGCCTCGCCGTGCCAGGTGCGCGCTTTTCCACACGCAGCGCACGCAGCGCGGGTCACGCCGCCGCGCCACAGGGGGCTGGACACGACGCGCCTCGCGAACGCCATCGTGGACGAGACGCTGCGCGTGTTCCGGCTGAACGCGGCGCTGGCGGAGCGCCTGACGCCGCTGCGCGTTCCGGGCGAGCTGCGCTTCCCGGGCGGCCGCCTGCACGACGTGCGCGTGCTCGGGCTGCCCGCGCTGGAACGCCGCGGGGACGTGGCCGCGTCGCTCAGCGGCGGCGTGCTCGCCCTGTCGGGCGGCCTGGGCCTCGACGAGCTGCTCGTGCAGGGCCGCTACGGCGCCGGGCCGCGACAGCCCCTGCAGCTGGCCGGCGAGATCGACGGACGCGTCACCAACCTCACTGCCGGCGTGCAGCTCGCCGTCAACGTGGCGCAGGCCAGCGCTGTCCTCGACGTGTTCAAG TTCAGCGACATCGGCGACATCCAAGTCACACGGATGACAGGAGCAACACCAGCATTCAACTGGCTCGGTGTTCTGATCATGAATTTTATactggaagaccaggcagacacACTGCGCCAGAAGCTTGAGGAGGAAGCCAAGGCAGCTCTCAACGAGTCCCTTGCAAACACTAAAATCCCATTAACAATAAACTGA
- the LOC126544062 gene encoding uncharacterized protein isoform X2 — protein sequence MILRLILLSWLVAGGLCQDESTTTTTLADDLPSASTAAGDTAPAPATTAKPSDDSEDDINDANDFVDQILEEVQTSETIQSKISPASLGTLQYNGFVLSNALLYGVNSVYRSDNCTFRFGDSSFDVLVHLGARDLVLESDWKRTWLFIPFGGKLGAKVEDVSISMDINVDNNGTPSLRKLKVARLSDIRITRATGASVLFNWALRSILNWAVNANKGRIIQLLETDGAMAINEAMKDLGTKLTSLNEFRKR from the exons ATGAGTCGACCACCACGACGACCCTGGCGGACGACCTGCCGTCGGCGTCCACAGCAGCGGGCGACACGGCGCCCGCGCCGGCCACCACGGCGAAGCCCAGCGACGACAGCGAGGACGACATCAACGATGCCAACGACTTTGTGGATCAGATACTGGAGGAGGTGCAGACGAGCGAGACCATCCAGTCCAAGATATCGCCGGCGTCGCTGGGCACGCTGCAGTACAACGGCTTCGTGCTGTCCAACGCGCTTCTCTATGGCGTGAACTCGGTGTACCGCAGCGACAACTGCACTTTCCGCTTCGGCGACTCCTCGTTTGACGTGCTCGTGCACCTTGGCGCGCGGGACCTGGTGCTCGAGTCCGACTGGAAGAGGACCTGGCTCTTCATACCGTTCGGCGGCAAGCTGGGCGCCAAGGTAGAGGACGTCAGCATCTCTATGGACATCAATGTCGACAACAACGGCACACCCTCGCTCCGCAAGCTTAAG GTGGCTCGACTGAGCGACATCCGCATCACCCGGGCAACGGGCGCCAGCGTCCTGTTCAACTGGGCGCTGCGCAGCATCCTCAACTGGGCCGTCAACGCCAACAAAGGCCGCATCATCCAGCTGCTGGAGACCGACGGAGCGATGGCCATCAACGAGGCCATGAAGGACCTGGGCACCAAGCTCACCTCGCTCAATGAGTTCCGCAAGCGCTAG